GGGTCAGGCTTGCGCCCATTGCCCAATATTCCCCACTGCTGCCTCCCGTAGGAGTCTGGACCGTATCTCAGTTCCAATGTGGCCGTCCAACCTCTCAGTCCGGCTACCCGTCTTCGCCTTGGTGAGCCATTACCTCACCAACTAGCTGATAGGACGCGAGCCCCTCTCAAAGCGGATTACTCCGTTTCACCCTTAGGCATATGGGGTATTAATCCCGGTTTCCCGGGGCTGTCCCCCTCTTTGAGACAGGTTCTCACGCATTACTCACCCGTCCGCGACTCAGTATCTCTATCTTCCAGCCGAAGCCTTCCGACAAAAACCTTCGTCCCACTTGCATGTGTTAAGCACGCCGCCAGCGTTCGTCCTGAGCCAGGATCAAACTCTCCATAAAATTCCTTTTTGCTGGCTGTGTTTCTTACTCCCCGTTTTCAGCTGTCAAGGTTCGGTGCGCTCCGTTACAGCGGCCTTACGGCCACCGCTCTCAGCGGCGCAGAAGGAATAATACCACCCTCAGCGATTTACGTCAACACCTAATCCCCATTCTTATTTTTTCGACTACTTCGGGCCGTCACTTCAGTTCTCCTGTAATCTGTTTTTCTATAGGAAGAATCACTAGCTCTCGGCTTTGAACCTTTAGGATCCTGTTCAGTGAGAGCATGAAGAGCCCCGTTATGGCGAAGGCAACAGGAAGTCCGGTGCCGTCGGCGATCCAGCCCAGAAGGGGGGCGGCGACCATAGCCACCAAAGAGGCCATCTGGCTGTCAACGGATAGAACCGTCGCCCTAACCTCTCTGTCCATCATGTCGCCACAGAGATCGGCGAAGATAGGCCGTCTGCCGTCTTTCATGACGTAGAGGACGAAGAACACCGACGCCACGGTGAGAGGAGAGCCCCACAGGGAGAAGGCCGCCAGCAGGAGGGCCACCGCCCCCATTACGTCGAAGGATACGTTCATGAGCCAGGCGGAGGAGATACGACGGCGAAGTCTCCACACCGAGGCGGATGCGGCAGAGCCAGCGAGATGGAGGACACAGTAGGTTATCCCGAGCCATATAGTCAAAGATCTATCGCCGTCGCCCGCTAAGGTCCCGACCAGTATCAGCGCCAGCACCGGCTGGACGTAGTCCTTTATGACCTTAAAGAGACCGTCGTATATGGAGGAGCTGAGAAGCACCTTCACCAGGCGGCGATCCCTCATGACGGAGATCAGGGCCTTCACCCCGAAGGAAGAGAAAGAGGGCTTCTCCCCTGAGGTCTCTTCTTTGTCCAGCCAGTCTGGATAGCTCCATATGAGGACCATGTCGCCTATGTAGGGTAACACGGAGACCAGAAAAAGCCACCTATAGGCAGGCAATCCCAGGGCCAGAGGGACGGCTATGAGGGAGGAGAGAGCAGAGCCCAGAAGGGACCAGGCCCTGGTCCTGCCGTAAACGAAGGTCTTTTCGTCGAACCAGCCCTGCCTCTCCAGGTAGGTATAGATCATCGCCTTGTGGCTGCCCGATCTGAGGGCCTCTCCTAGGCCGAAGAGGGCCATGGCGATGGAGAAGTGGGCCATGGTTTTTCCGATAAAAAACGCCACGAAGGAGGCGATGTAGAACAGGAAGCAGAGTATGAGCTCTTTTTTTCTGCCCCAGTGGTCCGCCAACAGTCCCGATGGGATCTCAAAAAGGTAGATAACAGCTCCCCTTACGGAATAGATAAGGCCTATCTGAAAGAGCGATAGCCCCGCCCCCAGGAGGTAGAGCATCAGGAAGGGCTCGAAGAATTTGAGGTTTTTCAGAAAGCCGTAAAACCTAAACTTCCATACCATAGGATCTTTGAGAATAGTCGATCTGTCCAGGGAAATCACCTGCTTTTTTGTGTGATAAAGGGCTTGCGGTTCGGGCAAGTTGCTATATAATCCATAAATATAAGGAATAAGATCTTATAGGGTATCTCTAAGAACGCTGGGCCTCGGAGAGATCGTTCCGGCAGAGCCCATTCGAGCCCGTATACTCGA
The uncultured Dethiosulfovibrio sp. genome window above contains:
- a CDS encoding MFS transporter, which codes for MISLDRSTILKDPMVWKFRFYGFLKNLKFFEPFLMLYLLGAGLSLFQIGLIYSVRGAVIYLFEIPSGLLADHWGRKKELILCFLFYIASFVAFFIGKTMAHFSIAMALFGLGEALRSGSHKAMIYTYLERQGWFDEKTFVYGRTRAWSLLGSALSSLIAVPLALGLPAYRWLFLVSVLPYIGDMVLIWSYPDWLDKEETSGEKPSFSSFGVKALISVMRDRRLVKVLLSSSIYDGLFKVIKDYVQPVLALILVGTLAGDGDRSLTIWLGITYCVLHLAGSAASASVWRLRRRISSAWLMNVSFDVMGAVALLLAAFSLWGSPLTVASVFFVLYVMKDGRRPIFADLCGDMMDREVRATVLSVDSQMASLVAMVAAPLLGWIADGTGLPVAFAITGLFMLSLNRILKVQSRELVILPIEKQITGELK